The nucleotide sequence AGGATAGTGAAAAAACTCTACGACAATTTTGAGGAATACTGCTGTGTGGCCGCCGTGGCGCTGATGATCGTCTGCCTCGCCTTGCAGATCGTTTTCCGCGCGGCCGTGGGCGGCGGTCTGTCCTGGTCGGAGGAACTTTCGCGCTACAGTTTTATCTGGGCCGTATTTTTGGGCATGTCCCTGGCCGCCAAACGGCTTGCCCATGTGCGCATCACAGCCGCCCTGCTGCTCCTGCCGCTGAAAGCGCGGCTGCTTGTCAGGATGGGCACGGACGCCCTTTGGATCGCCTTTTCGCTGTACATCGCTTTTCACGGCCTGGAATTACTCCGGGAAGGCCTTGAATTTCCTGAAATGTCGCCGACGCTGGGCATTGTCAAAGCCTGGGTCGAAGCCATCATTCCTTTCTGCTTTTTCCTCACGCCGTGGCGCATTGTGGAGCAGTATTGCCGCAATATCCACAGAGGCACGCTCCTCGAACTGGTACGGGACGAGGTGACGTCATGAGCGCTCTCGCTGTCTGCATGCTGGTGCTGGTCATTCTGTTCATACTGGGCATGCCCATCTTCATGTCTCTGGCCATCGCCGCCATAGCGGCGCTT is from Desulfovibrio porci and encodes:
- a CDS encoding TRAP transporter small permease; this encodes MRIVKKLYDNFEEYCCVAAVALMIVCLALQIVFRAAVGGGLSWSEELSRYSFIWAVFLGMSLAAKRLAHVRITAALLLLPLKARLLVRMGTDALWIAFSLYIAFHGLELLREGLEFPEMSPTLGIVKAWVEAIIPFCFFLTPWRIVEQYCRNIHRGTLLELVRDEVTS